Proteins from a genomic interval of Diceros bicornis minor isolate mBicDic1 chromosome 34, mDicBic1.mat.cur, whole genome shotgun sequence:
- the LOC131397575 gene encoding tigger transposable element-derived protein 1-like produces MAWGGGMKTIPHLQVSGKALLVGIGLRHSAKRDRKSITLHMKLEVLRRFEEGEKLTQIARALGLATSTVASIRVNKDKIRANSQAATPVSAMQLIRCRGVVMGHMERLLSLWIEEQKRQNLPVSTLLIQDKARRLFAQLQHEQGDGTQVETFGASNGWFARFKVRHNVLLTDEPAVADAQAAARYLPVLRTVLEEGQYSPCQVFNVDETGLFWKRLPARMLLTLEGATGPGPKASKDHLTLLLGGNAAGDFKLKPLLVYPSENPHALRGCSKSSLPVVWRSNRNDWLMPSIFQEWFTGCFCPAVESHCTSHGLPHRALLLLDGAPCHPAHLGSLSAHVRVEFLPNNTSALIQPMNQGIIAAFKAHYLRRTLSQLVQETAGEDQPCVREFWRSYTVITALDNIAEAWAELQPATMNSAWRKLWPECVPASAPEPDAVPQLRRSIVALASHVGLGDVAEADVTRLLQAHGEPPPRGIPQDAEDGDPSASELPWEAGKGLASRRPEADLTEAVVGAGTEEEAGVGALSPEHLAQALSHFAAGLRVLTENDPNRERSLWVSRGVHCALARLRELHRERRRQDRAPAPSGGPVVVVAATRELAGSLHSPQVGPTGWASG; encoded by the coding sequence ATGGCTTGGGGAGGCGGAATGAAGACAATCCCCCACCTGCAGGTGTCAGGGAAGGCACTCCTTGTTGGGATTGGCCTCCGCCACAGTGCCAAGCGGGATCGCAAGTCCATCACCCTGCACATGAAGTTGGAGGTGCTTCGGAGGTTTGAGGAGGGTGAGAAGCTGACACAGATTGCCCGGGCCCTGGGGCTGGCCACCTCCACCGTCGCTTCTATCCGTGTCAACAAGGACAAGATCCGTGCCAATTCTCAGGCAGCCACACCTGTCAGTGCCATGCAGCTGATCCGCTGCCGAGGTGTGGTGATGGGCCACATGGAACGCTTGCTGAGCCTGTGGATTGAGGAGCAGAAGCGGCAGAATCTGCCTGTCAGCACACTGCTCATCCAGGACAAAGCGCGTCGGCTCTTTGCGCAGCTGCAGCACGAGCAGGGTGATGGCACCCAGGTCGAGACTTTTGGGGCCAGCAATGGGTGGTTTGCCCGTTTCAAGGTGCGCCACAATGTGCTGCTGACAGATGAGCCTGCTGTGGCTGATGCCCAGGCTGCAGCCCGCTACCTCCCAGTGCTGCGTACAGTTCTGGAGGAGGGCCAATACTCACCATGCCAAGTCTTCAACGTGGATGAGACGGGCCTGTTCTGGAAGCGGCTGCCTGCGCGCATGCTGCTGAcactggagggggcaactgggccTGGGCCCAAGGCCTCTAAGGACCACCTGACCCTGCTGCTTGGCGGCAATGCGGCCGGCGACTTCAAGCTGAAGCCCCTGCTGGTATACCCCTCAGAGAACCCACATGCCCTCAGGGGCTGCTCCAAGTCCAGCCTGCCTGTGGTCTGGCGGTCCAACCGCAACGACTGGCTGATGCCCAGCATCTTCCAGGAGTGGTTTACTGGCTGCTTCTGCCCTGCTGTGGAGAGCCACTGCACCAGCCACGGCCTCCCGCACCGTGCCCTGCTGCTCCTGGATGGTGCGCCCTGCCACCCTGCCCACCTGGGTAGCCTCTCGGCCCATGTGCGTGTGGAGTTCCTGCCTAACAACACGTCGGCCCTGATCCAGCCCATGAACCAGGGCATCATCGCCGCCTTCAAGGCCCATTATCTGCGCCGCACACTCAGCCAGCTGGTCCAGGAGACAGCTGGTGAGGACCAGCCTTGTGTGCGGGAGTTCTGGCGCAGCTATACTGTCATAACTGCCTTAGACAACATTGCCGAGGCGTGGGCAGAGCTGCAGCCTGCCACCATGAACAGTGCCTGGAGGAAGCTCTGGCCCGAGTGTGTGCCTGCCAGTGCCCCCGAGCCTGATGCTGTGCCCCAGCTCCGCCGCAGCATCGTGGCACTAGCCAGCCACGTGGGCCTAGGGGACGTGGCTGAGGCTGATGTCACCCGCCTGCTGCAGGCTCATGGGGAGCCCCCGCCCCGGGGCATCCCCCAGGATGCAGAGGATGGGGACCCCAGTGCCTCTGAGCTGCCCTGGGAGGCGGGGAAAGGCCTGGCCTCCAGAAGACCAGAGGCAGATCTTACAGAGGCTGTGGTGGGTGCAGGGACTGAGGAGGAAGCCGGTGTGGGTGCCCTGAGCCCCGAGCacctggcccaggccctgtcccactTTGCTGCTGGCCTGCGGGTCCTCACAGAGAATGATCCCAACCGGGAGCGCAGCCTGTGGGTGTCCCGGGGTGTCCACTGTGCCCTCGCCCGCCTCCGGGAGCTGCACCGGGAAAGGAGGCGACAGGATCGGGCACCTGCCCCCTCTGGAGGCcccgtggtggtggtggcagcgaCAAGGGAGTTGGCAGGAAGCCTGCACTCACCCCAAGTGGGGCCCACGGGGTGGGCGAGTGGCTAA